From Acidothermus cellulolyticus 11B, a single genomic window includes:
- a CDS encoding amino acid permease — protein MGVSEVRSAIELDDDARRLAELGYKQELHRRLSGFSNFAISFSIISILAGAITSYGIAMVSGGPIAISIGWPLVGVFVLLVGMGMAEICSAYPTAGGLYFWAARLARKNKRQWAWFTGWYNFLGEFAVTAAIDYGCATTWLAFFNLTTGLEVTQTRTYITFLIILTLHGLLNTFGVDLVRLLLNVSAWWHVFGAAIIAAVLAFVPKHHQSLSWTFTAFKNYSGWGVPIYVFLIGLLMAQYTYTGFDASAHVSEETRNAARAAAKGIIHSIWVSILGGWVLLVATTAAIQNYEAEMKTATGLPPAQIYIDAVGQNTGVFLLFIAAMAQFFCGMASVTANSRMAFAFSRDNALPFSRVWSKVNPRTGTPTNSIWLCWACSAILAAPALFSTTAYLACTSIAVIGLYIGYVTPVLLRRLNPNFEPGPWNLGRWSPLVGWLAVIWVAFIIILFMLPPTKPITVNSFNYAPIAVAIVALFSWVTWRLKGRHYFMRGRSEHLTKSEEEILGEEA, from the coding sequence GTGGGCGTGAGCGAGGTACGCAGCGCAATCGAGCTCGACGACGATGCCAGGCGGCTCGCCGAGCTGGGGTACAAACAGGAATTGCACCGTCGGTTGAGCGGTTTCTCGAACTTCGCCATCTCGTTTTCCATCATCTCAATCCTTGCCGGTGCGATCACGTCGTACGGGATCGCCATGGTTTCCGGCGGCCCGATCGCCATCAGCATCGGTTGGCCGCTCGTCGGTGTCTTCGTTCTCCTGGTCGGAATGGGCATGGCTGAAATCTGTTCGGCGTATCCCACAGCGGGAGGACTGTACTTCTGGGCGGCACGGCTTGCGCGTAAGAACAAGCGGCAATGGGCCTGGTTCACCGGTTGGTACAACTTCCTCGGGGAATTCGCGGTGACCGCGGCGATCGACTACGGCTGCGCGACGACCTGGTTGGCGTTCTTCAATTTGACAACGGGACTGGAAGTAACGCAGACGCGCACGTACATCACCTTTCTCATCATCCTCACCTTGCACGGCCTGTTGAACACGTTTGGCGTGGACCTGGTGCGGCTCCTGCTCAACGTCAGCGCATGGTGGCATGTTTTCGGCGCCGCCATCATCGCTGCGGTTCTCGCTTTCGTACCCAAACACCACCAGTCGCTCTCGTGGACGTTCACGGCGTTCAAGAACTACTCCGGTTGGGGCGTACCGATTTACGTCTTCCTCATCGGCCTCCTCATGGCGCAGTACACCTACACCGGTTTCGACGCGTCCGCGCACGTGTCCGAGGAGACCAGAAATGCCGCCCGTGCCGCCGCGAAGGGAATCATTCACAGCATCTGGGTGTCGATTCTCGGAGGGTGGGTGCTTCTCGTGGCGACGACGGCGGCGATCCAGAATTACGAAGCCGAGATGAAGACGGCGACCGGTCTGCCGCCGGCCCAGATCTACATCGACGCGGTCGGCCAGAACACCGGAGTTTTCCTGCTCTTCATTGCTGCGATGGCGCAATTCTTCTGCGGTATGGCCTCGGTAACCGCAAACTCCCGGATGGCGTTCGCGTTCAGCCGCGATAACGCACTTCCGTTCTCCCGGGTCTGGTCGAAGGTGAATCCGCGGACCGGCACGCCGACCAACTCCATCTGGCTCTGCTGGGCCTGCTCGGCAATTCTCGCCGCCCCCGCACTCTTCAGCACAACGGCGTACTTGGCGTGCACGTCGATTGCGGTCATCGGCCTGTACATCGGGTATGTGACCCCGGTGCTCCTGCGGCGGCTCAATCCCAACTTCGAGCCCGGGCCGTGGAATCTCGGTCGGTGGAGCCCGTTGGTCGGTTGGCTGGCCGTCATCTGGGTCGCGTTCATCATCATCCTGTTCATGCTGCCGCCGACGAAACCGATCACAGTGAATTCGTTCAATTACGCCCCGATCGCCGTTGCCATTGTGGCACTCTTCTCCTGGGTCACCTGGCGGCTCAAGGGTCGCCACTACTTCATGCGGGGCCGCAGCGAACACCTGACGAAGTCGGAGGAAGAAATCCTCGGGGAGGAGGCTTGA
- a CDS encoding N-acetylglucosamine kinase encodes MSSVSILGVEATGVGTQAVLVEDGEVVARFTEGPLNVLLDASAFDRLAKLIKESGAGAAGLGLAGLRSQREAQLLEMQLRAKTGVTTVVGDDTEVAQLGAFNGGPGIVVIAHTGSNSFGRDAAGRVARAGGFGHVIGDEGSHYWIASQALRRAMRSLDGRGPKSHALERAISEAYGADLETVMMRVTENAADPGVVARVATTVMALDADPIVAEILDEAADDLIAHVRAITARLGELPVAMYGAVFDHPRIRQRFVAATGAVDVASPPVVGAVFLASRPRTQREMGFRS; translated from the coding sequence ATGAGCAGCGTTTCCATCCTTGGTGTCGAGGCGACCGGGGTAGGCACGCAGGCCGTCCTCGTCGAGGACGGCGAGGTGGTGGCCCGTTTCACCGAGGGACCACTGAACGTGCTGCTGGATGCATCGGCATTCGACCGGCTTGCCAAGTTGATTAAGGAGTCAGGCGCGGGCGCGGCGGGACTCGGCCTGGCCGGCCTGCGAAGCCAGCGGGAAGCCCAGCTGCTCGAGATGCAGCTGCGGGCGAAGACGGGCGTCACCACGGTGGTCGGTGACGACACGGAGGTGGCGCAACTTGGCGCCTTCAACGGCGGACCCGGCATTGTCGTCATTGCACATACCGGGTCGAATTCGTTTGGGCGGGACGCCGCCGGCCGGGTGGCCCGCGCCGGTGGTTTTGGGCATGTCATCGGCGACGAGGGGAGTCACTACTGGATCGCGTCGCAGGCGCTTCGCCGGGCGATGCGGTCACTCGATGGTCGAGGACCGAAGTCCCATGCGCTTGAGCGGGCTATCAGCGAAGCGTATGGCGCCGACCTTGAGACCGTGATGATGCGGGTTACCGAGAATGCAGCCGATCCCGGGGTGGTGGCCCGGGTCGCGACGACGGTCATGGCGCTGGATGCCGATCCCATCGTCGCGGAGATTCTCGACGAAGCCGCCGACGACCTCATCGCACACGTTCGGGCCATCACCGCCCGCCTCGGCGAGTTGCCGGTTGCGATGTACGGCGCGGTCTTCGACCACCCGCGGATTCGTCAGCGCTTCGTTGCGGCCACCGGTGCGGTGGACGTTGCGTCTCCGCCCGTCGTTGGGGCGGTCTTCCTGGCGAGCCGGCCGCGGACGCAGCGCGAGATGGGTTTCCGATCCTGA
- the dapC gene encoding succinyldiaminopimelate transaminase, which produces MRRLDLPDFPWDTLAPYADRARGHPDGVVDLSVGTPVDPVPAVVRTALAEAGDSPGYPATYGTTALREAAAEWMARRLGVCHADPAAVLPLIGAKEFIAWLPMLLGAGPGDRVGIPALAYPTYAVGAQLAGAQPVAVDGTVDVGPARLALLWVNSPANPTGRVLPAVHLRKIVDWCRERGTIVVSDECYIEFGWDAEIPPTSILHPDVCGGRPDGILAVHSLSKRSNMAGYRAGFVAGDPQLVGRLLEVRKHAGMMVPAPVQAAMAAALRDDTHVDEQRLRYRRRRAALWQALEAAGMTVEHSEGGLYLWVTRGEECWRTVEWFAERGILVAPGAFYGPAGRRHVRVALTATDERIAAAVQRLGAAG; this is translated from the coding sequence CTGCGACGTCTCGACCTGCCGGATTTCCCGTGGGACACGCTCGCGCCGTACGCTGACCGGGCGCGCGGGCACCCGGACGGTGTCGTCGACCTTTCGGTAGGCACCCCTGTCGACCCGGTGCCGGCCGTCGTCCGGACCGCTCTCGCCGAGGCCGGCGACTCACCCGGTTATCCGGCTACTTACGGCACGACGGCTCTCCGGGAAGCAGCCGCCGAATGGATGGCGCGACGGCTTGGTGTATGTCACGCGGATCCGGCGGCTGTCCTGCCGCTCATCGGAGCAAAAGAATTCATTGCATGGCTGCCGATGTTGCTGGGCGCCGGACCGGGGGACCGCGTCGGAATCCCTGCACTTGCGTATCCGACGTACGCCGTCGGCGCGCAGCTTGCCGGCGCGCAACCGGTCGCCGTTGACGGAACGGTGGATGTGGGGCCGGCGCGGCTCGCGCTGCTCTGGGTGAATTCGCCGGCAAATCCCACCGGCCGTGTGCTGCCCGCCGTACATCTGCGGAAAATAGTCGACTGGTGCCGGGAGCGGGGCACCATTGTGGTCAGCGATGAGTGTTACATCGAATTTGGCTGGGACGCCGAAATACCGCCGACATCGATCCTGCACCCCGACGTCTGCGGCGGACGTCCAGACGGAATTCTTGCTGTGCATTCGTTGTCGAAGCGGTCCAATATGGCCGGTTACCGGGCGGGTTTCGTTGCTGGTGATCCACAGTTGGTCGGGCGGCTGCTGGAGGTGCGCAAACACGCCGGGATGATGGTTCCGGCCCCGGTGCAGGCTGCGATGGCGGCCGCCCTGCGCGATGACACGCATGTCGACGAGCAGCGCCTGCGGTACCGGCGACGCCGCGCGGCCCTGTGGCAGGCCCTTGAGGCGGCCGGCATGACCGTCGAGCACTCCGAGGGTGGGCTCTATTTGTGGGTGACGCGGGGAGAAGAGTGCTGGCGGACGGTCGAGTGGTTCGCCGAGCGCGGGATTCTCGTCGCTCCCGGCGCGTTCTATGGGCCGGCCGGCCGCCGCCACGTCCGCGTCGCGCTCACTGCGACCGACGAACGGATCGCCGCTGCGGTCCAGCGCCTCGGTGCGGCCGGGTAG
- the fdxA gene encoding ferredoxin gives MTYIIAQPCVDVKDRACVDECPVDCIYEGQRMLYIHPDECVDCGACEPVCPVEAIFYEDDLPDQWKDYYKVNVEFFEDLGSPGGASKVGVIDHDHPIVAALPPQGEAG, from the coding sequence GTGACGTACATCATCGCCCAGCCTTGCGTCGACGTGAAAGACCGGGCGTGCGTCGACGAATGCCCGGTCGACTGCATTTACGAGGGGCAGCGCATGCTGTACATCCACCCCGACGAATGCGTCGACTGCGGTGCATGCGAGCCCGTCTGCCCGGTTGAAGCGATCTTTTACGAGGACGACCTTCCCGACCAGTGGAAGGACTACTACAAGGTGAACGTCGAATTCTTCGAGGACCTCGGTTCACCCGGCGGTGCCTCGAAAGTCGGCGTCATTGATCACGACCATCCGATCGTCGCTGCGCTGCCCCCGCAGGGTGAGGCGGGCTGA
- a CDS encoding GNAT family N-acetyltransferase, which translates to MSEPAGAGSPLQPTDVGSRVSIRFRRDDGLLADVVGDLVALDDTELRLRRRDGAVITVPRTLVLATRRVPASMRDILALEELSGRTWPARHETWLGRWWLRAAGGFSARADASRLLGDPDRPVAEAFDAVRAWYRDHGVEPQLRLVAGSRFEAAAAAAGFRPATTILVLAAPIARVRSRIAERSARFGGWAEPDAGGRVGVVRTAVVRLESRPWPGWLAMFRGGTASHAADLLATPRQVVFAAVEHAGDVLAIGRGARDEDWVELSAVEVRPTARRQGLAHRIIDAILGWAGGLGALRVFLEVAEANGPARSLYAQLGFTEHHRYRWWRPAEGADQPKIDAG; encoded by the coding sequence GTGAGCGAGCCAGCCGGCGCCGGTTCGCCGCTGCAACCCACCGACGTCGGATCCCGGGTCAGCATCCGCTTTCGCCGGGACGACGGCCTGCTGGCTGATGTGGTCGGCGATCTCGTCGCGCTTGACGACACCGAGCTGCGGCTCCGGCGTCGCGACGGGGCGGTGATCACTGTGCCGAGGACGCTGGTGCTGGCAACCCGCCGGGTGCCGGCGAGCATGCGCGACATCCTTGCGCTCGAGGAACTCAGCGGTCGGACCTGGCCGGCCCGCCACGAGACCTGGCTCGGCCGCTGGTGGTTGCGGGCAGCCGGCGGTTTCAGCGCACGGGCGGACGCGTCGCGCCTGCTCGGCGACCCGGACCGGCCGGTGGCGGAAGCGTTCGACGCCGTACGGGCCTGGTACCGGGATCACGGAGTGGAGCCGCAACTGCGGCTCGTGGCGGGGAGCCGGTTCGAGGCGGCTGCGGCCGCTGCGGGTTTTCGGCCGGCGACGACGATCCTCGTCCTCGCCGCGCCGATCGCGAGGGTCCGGAGCCGGATCGCGGAACGTTCCGCCCGCTTCGGCGGCTGGGCGGAGCCGGACGCGGGCGGGCGCGTCGGCGTGGTTCGCACAGCCGTCGTGCGGCTCGAGTCTCGACCGTGGCCCGGCTGGCTCGCGATGTTCAGGGGCGGCACGGCGTCGCATGCTGCTGACCTGCTCGCCACCCCTCGTCAGGTGGTATTCGCCGCGGTCGAGCACGCCGGCGACGTGCTGGCGATTGGACGCGGCGCACGGGACGAGGACTGGGTGGAGCTCAGTGCCGTTGAGGTTCGGCCCACCGCTCGACGTCAAGGTCTCGCACACCGGATCATCGATGCGATCCTCGGATGGGCCGGCGGTCTCGGCGCATTGCGGGTCTTTCTCGAAGTTGCCGAAGCCAACGGCCCGGCCCGCTCGCTGTACGCCCAACTCGGGTTCACCGAACATCACCGGTACCGGTGGTGGAGACCGGCCGAGGGCGCGGACCAGCCGAAGATCGACGCCGGGTGA
- a CDS encoding 4-hydroxy-3-methylbut-2-enyl diphosphate reductase — MTEAPPLPKRRVLLAQPRGYCAGVERAVDTVEKALELYGPPVYVRKQIVHNKHVVAELEAKGAIFVEEADEVPEGSIVVLSAHGVAPSVYEQARQRRLKTIDATCPLVTKVHQEARRFAEQGLEILLIGHANHEEVVGTTGEAPSSITLVDGPEEAEHVQVKDPSRVAWLSQTTLSVDETLQTVEVLRRRFPQLIDPPSDDICYATQNRQAAVKRIAAIADLVIVVGSRNSSNSARLVEVALDSGAKASYLVDDASEIDERWLDGVWTVGVTSGASVPESLVTGVLAWLAERGFDTVEEIDAERETLVFALPPELRRELKARGEPLTRSATAGDRMNADR, encoded by the coding sequence GTGACCGAAGCTCCCCCGCTGCCCAAGCGCCGTGTCCTGCTCGCCCAGCCCCGCGGCTACTGCGCGGGTGTCGAGCGGGCGGTGGACACCGTGGAGAAGGCCCTCGAGTTGTACGGCCCGCCGGTGTACGTGCGCAAGCAGATCGTGCACAACAAGCACGTGGTCGCCGAGCTGGAAGCAAAGGGTGCGATTTTCGTTGAGGAAGCGGACGAAGTGCCCGAGGGGTCCATCGTCGTCCTCTCCGCGCACGGCGTAGCGCCCAGCGTGTACGAGCAGGCACGGCAGCGCCGGCTCAAGACGATCGATGCGACCTGCCCGCTCGTCACCAAGGTGCACCAGGAGGCGCGCCGCTTTGCCGAGCAGGGGTTGGAAATTCTGCTGATCGGGCACGCCAATCACGAGGAAGTCGTTGGGACGACGGGCGAGGCGCCGTCGAGCATCACCCTCGTCGACGGTCCGGAGGAAGCCGAGCACGTCCAGGTGAAGGATCCGTCCCGAGTCGCCTGGTTGTCTCAAACGACACTCTCGGTGGACGAAACTCTCCAGACGGTTGAGGTGCTGCGCCGGCGCTTTCCGCAACTCATCGACCCGCCAAGCGATGACATCTGCTACGCCACGCAGAACCGACAGGCCGCGGTGAAGCGAATCGCGGCAATCGCGGATCTCGTCATCGTCGTGGGGTCGCGGAATTCGTCGAATTCCGCGCGCTTGGTCGAAGTGGCTCTGGACAGTGGGGCAAAAGCCAGTTACCTCGTCGACGACGCCAGTGAGATTGACGAACGCTGGCTGGACGGCGTCTGGACCGTCGGCGTCACGAGCGGGGCGTCGGTACCCGAATCACTCGTGACCGGCGTTCTGGCGTGGCTTGCCGAGCGAGGCTTCGACACCGTGGAAGAAATTGACGCCGAGCGGGAAACGTTGGTCTTCGCTCTGCCGCCTGAGCTGCGCCGCGAATTGAAGGCACGCGGCGAGCCGCTCACCCGGAGTGCAACCGCCGGCGACCGGATGAACGCTGACCGCTAA
- a CDS encoding DUF6542 domain-containing protein yields the protein MGQSWYAAQQPRPDGRSAQAFADVDRGSGGRVPAATAAARVHEYRAHPVRGRLTGRGAVLLLTGATVLAGLVGIGLAGHRTGLFGLVFTVVAAVCAALVRRRDLATTVIAPPIVYCVALLLISFIDAGRFAGGLASREVVYLADAFVTGAPAIWAGTAAAGVVAVWRRAGRSRRSRR from the coding sequence GTGGGGCAGAGCTGGTACGCCGCGCAGCAACCGCGACCGGACGGCCGGTCGGCGCAGGCATTCGCGGACGTCGATCGCGGCTCCGGCGGGAGGGTGCCTGCCGCGACGGCTGCTGCCCGGGTGCACGAGTATCGGGCGCATCCGGTCCGGGGCCGGCTCACTGGTCGGGGTGCCGTGCTGCTTCTCACCGGCGCAACGGTGCTTGCCGGCCTGGTCGGAATCGGTCTCGCCGGGCACCGTACCGGTCTCTTCGGGCTCGTCTTCACCGTTGTCGCAGCGGTCTGCGCAGCGCTGGTCCGACGTCGCGATCTCGCCACCACCGTGATTGCTCCGCCGATCGTCTACTGCGTCGCGCTGCTCTTGATCAGTTTCATCGATGCCGGCCGATTCGCCGGCGGCCTTGCCAGCCGCGAGGTCGTGTATCTGGCAGACGCGTTTGTCACAGGCGCACCCGCGATCTGGGCGGGCACCGCAGCAGCAGGCGTCGTCGCGGTGTGGCGCCGCGCGGGTCGGTCACGACGGTCCAGACGATAG
- the rmuC gene encoding DNA recombination protein RmuC: MVLATLLIGLLVGVLLGYLIAHARIGARLAAATAELDATRAAAERQVEAERRAAAQQIESARLTQEQLREMFAALSSEALHRNSRAFVDLATETLKQITTAAEGDLAKRQQAIEALLAPLRESLAKVEQQIEQVEKERADAYGALRQQVESMGKTSEQLRLETQQLVQALRAPQARGAWGEYQLRRVVEFAGMLEHCDFVEQATTDAEDARLRPDMIVRLPGGKHVVVDAKVPLVGFLDAMAASDPATRDEHVRRHARHLRQHIDHLASKAYWAAVPNTPEFVVLFVPAEAFLSAALETDPDLLQYAMERNVIVATPTTLVLMLRTVAYTWRQEALAANAQQVLDLARSLYSRLATLGGHVNKLGERLGSAVRSYNDAVASLESRVLVTARRLADLKVTADDLESPRQVEVTPRRVQAAELVASADETLVSLPERDTG; the protein is encoded by the coding sequence ATGGTCCTCGCAACACTCCTCATTGGGCTCCTTGTCGGCGTCCTGCTGGGATATTTGATCGCCCATGCTCGGATCGGGGCCCGTCTTGCCGCTGCCACCGCGGAACTCGACGCAACACGCGCGGCGGCCGAACGCCAGGTCGAGGCGGAGCGGCGGGCTGCGGCGCAGCAGATTGAGTCCGCGAGACTCACCCAGGAGCAACTACGGGAGATGTTCGCTGCCCTCTCCTCTGAGGCGCTGCACCGCAACAGCCGGGCATTCGTCGACCTGGCCACGGAGACGTTGAAGCAGATCACCACTGCCGCCGAGGGCGACCTCGCGAAGCGTCAGCAGGCGATCGAGGCTCTGCTCGCCCCACTGCGTGAGTCGCTCGCGAAGGTCGAGCAGCAGATTGAGCAGGTCGAGAAGGAGCGGGCCGACGCGTACGGCGCGTTACGGCAGCAGGTCGAGTCGATGGGAAAGACCTCCGAGCAGCTGCGGCTGGAGACCCAGCAACTGGTCCAGGCATTGCGCGCGCCGCAAGCCCGGGGCGCATGGGGTGAGTACCAGCTGCGGCGGGTGGTCGAGTTCGCCGGCATGCTCGAGCACTGCGACTTCGTCGAACAGGCGACCACGGACGCCGAGGACGCCCGGCTTCGGCCGGACATGATTGTCCGGCTGCCGGGCGGCAAGCACGTCGTCGTCGATGCCAAGGTGCCGCTTGTCGGCTTCCTCGACGCAATGGCTGCATCGGACCCTGCGACGCGTGATGAACACGTTCGCCGGCACGCGCGGCATCTGCGGCAGCACATCGACCATCTGGCCTCAAAGGCGTATTGGGCCGCCGTCCCGAATACGCCAGAATTCGTCGTGCTGTTCGTTCCCGCTGAGGCTTTTTTGTCAGCCGCACTGGAGACCGATCCGGATCTGCTGCAATACGCGATGGAGCGCAATGTCATCGTCGCAACGCCGACCACTCTCGTGCTCATGCTGCGTACCGTGGCGTACACGTGGCGGCAGGAGGCGTTAGCGGCCAATGCCCAGCAGGTGCTCGACCTGGCCCGCAGCCTTTACTCGCGCCTCGCGACGCTGGGCGGCCACGTAAACAAGCTGGGCGAACGGCTCGGCTCGGCGGTCCGCAGTTACAACGATGCCGTGGCGTCCCTGGAGAGCCGGGTTCTCGTGACGGCCCGGCGCCTCGCTGATCTGAAGGTGACCGCTGACGACCTGGAGTCGCCGCGCCAGGTCGAGGTGACGCCTCGACGGGTTCAAGCCGCCGAACTCGTCGCATCGGCTGACGAGACGCTCGTCTCGCTGCCGGAGCGCGACACCGGTTAG
- the ychF gene encoding redox-regulated ATPase YchF: MALSIGIVGLPNVGKSTLFNALTKNDVLAANYPFATIDPNVGVVGVPDPRLDVLARMFGSARIVPATVTFVDIAGLVRGASQGQGLGNKFLAHIRETDAICQVVRVFTDSDVAHVAGRVDPADDIEVVNTELVLADLQTLEKVLPRLEKEVRLGGTGPAAKARAEALDAARAAYEVLNSGKTVFSAGIDTTALRDVHLLTAKPFLYVFNVDETEITNDRLKARLQELVAPAPAIFLDAKLEAELADLSEEDARELLASIGQRESGLAILARTGFDVLGLQTFLTAGPKETRAWTIRKGATAPEAAGVIHSDFQRGFIKAEVVSYDDLVAAGSLAQARAQGKVRIEGRDYVMQDGDVVEFRFNV; encoded by the coding sequence GTGGCTCTGTCGATCGGAATTGTCGGTCTGCCGAACGTCGGGAAATCGACCCTGTTCAACGCGCTGACGAAGAACGACGTCCTGGCGGCGAACTACCCGTTCGCGACGATCGATCCAAACGTCGGCGTGGTCGGCGTCCCCGATCCTCGGCTCGACGTCCTCGCTCGAATGTTCGGTTCCGCGCGGATCGTCCCGGCAACGGTGACGTTCGTCGACATCGCGGGTCTGGTGCGCGGGGCATCGCAAGGGCAAGGACTCGGCAACAAGTTTCTCGCCCACATCCGGGAAACCGACGCGATTTGCCAAGTCGTCCGGGTCTTCACCGATTCCGATGTCGCGCACGTCGCGGGCCGTGTCGACCCCGCCGACGACATTGAGGTCGTCAACACCGAGCTGGTGCTCGCCGACCTGCAGACCCTGGAGAAAGTTTTGCCCCGCCTGGAGAAAGAGGTGCGACTGGGCGGCACGGGACCCGCGGCGAAAGCGCGGGCAGAGGCCCTGGACGCGGCCCGGGCGGCGTACGAGGTCCTGAATTCCGGCAAGACGGTCTTCTCCGCGGGGATTGACACGACCGCGCTGCGCGACGTGCACCTGTTGACCGCAAAACCGTTTCTGTACGTTTTCAACGTCGACGAAACCGAAATCACCAACGACCGCCTGAAAGCACGGTTACAGGAATTGGTCGCCCCCGCGCCCGCAATTTTTCTCGATGCGAAATTGGAAGCCGAACTTGCCGATCTCAGCGAAGAAGACGCCCGCGAACTGCTCGCGTCGATCGGCCAGCGGGAATCCGGCTTGGCCATCCTTGCGCGGACCGGTTTCGACGTCCTCGGCTTGCAGACCTTCTTGACCGCAGGGCCAAAGGAAACCCGGGCATGGACGATCCGCAAGGGGGCGACCGCCCCCGAAGCCGCGGGAGTCATCCACTCGGATTTTCAGCGCGGCTTCATCAAGGCGGAGGTGGTCAGTTACGACGACCTGGTCGCCGCCGGTTCACTCGCGCAGGCACGGGCGCAAGGAAAGGTGCGGATCGAGGGCCGGGATTACGTCATGCAGGACGGCGACGTCGTCGAATTTCGATTCAACGTGTGA
- a CDS encoding 4a-hydroxytetrahydrobiopterin dehydratase, with the protein MAELLSDAQVAEALAGLEGWHGNGKAISRTVKAESFPAGIRLVDAVAEVAESLDHHPDIDIRWTSITFTCATHSKGGVTELDLNLARRINDLVQAMGAR; encoded by the coding sequence ATGGCAGAACTTCTCAGCGATGCGCAAGTGGCCGAGGCCCTCGCCGGACTCGAGGGGTGGCATGGTAACGGGAAGGCAATCAGCCGCACCGTCAAGGCGGAGAGCTTTCCCGCCGGAATTCGCCTGGTGGATGCGGTTGCGGAGGTCGCGGAGTCCCTCGACCATCATCCCGACATTGACATCCGCTGGACCTCCATCACCTTTACCTGTGCGACACACTCCAAGGGAGGCGTCACCGAGCTGGACCTCAACCTGGCCCGGCGAATCAATGACCTCGTTCAGGCAATGGGTGCGCGATAG
- a CDS encoding (deoxy)nucleoside triphosphate pyrophosphohydrolase produces MTSIIVGAAIIQEGRLLAACRADPPELAGWWELPGGKVEDGEEEADAIRRECREELDVDVAPLHRLGEWPIDADRRLRVWTARLRDGAPRAVTHREVRWLAAEELYSVAWLPADLPVIGVLDAQLRNGRRGP; encoded by the coding sequence GTGACCAGCATCATCGTCGGTGCCGCCATCATCCAGGAAGGCCGGCTCCTCGCGGCGTGCCGTGCCGATCCGCCGGAACTCGCCGGGTGGTGGGAGCTGCCCGGCGGCAAGGTCGAGGACGGCGAGGAGGAGGCTGACGCGATCCGCCGCGAGTGCCGCGAAGAACTCGACGTTGACGTCGCGCCGTTGCACCGGCTCGGTGAATGGCCCATCGACGCCGACCGGCGGCTGCGGGTCTGGACGGCCCGGTTACGTGACGGAGCTCCGCGGGCGGTAACGCATCGGGAGGTGCGATGGCTTGCCGCCGAGGAGCTGTACAGCGTTGCCTGGCTGCCGGCTGACCTGCCGGTCATCGGCGTACTCGACGCTCAGCTGCGCAACGGCCGGCGCGGACCTTAG
- a CDS encoding succinate dehydrogenase/fumarate reductase iron-sulfur subunit: MGYDLKLRVWRGDENGGRLVDFTVPVEEGEVVLDAIHRLQATQAGDLAVRWNCKAGKCGSCSAEINGKPRLMCMTRLSLFDPQETITVTPMRTFPVIRDLVTDVSFNYEKAKSVPPFTPPADLAPGEYRMQQVDVERSQEFRKCIECFLCQDVCHVIRDHEENKPRFAGPRFFIRYAELDMHPLDTLDRKQQLREEHGIGFCNITKCCTEVCPEGIKITDNAIIPMKERVVDTHYDPVTRLFRKVRSPEQPRRPAARDAG, encoded by the coding sequence ATGGGCTACGACCTCAAGCTTCGGGTGTGGCGAGGGGATGAGAACGGCGGAAGGCTCGTTGACTTCACCGTCCCGGTCGAAGAGGGCGAAGTCGTGCTCGACGCCATCCACCGGCTGCAGGCGACGCAGGCAGGCGACCTTGCGGTGCGGTGGAATTGCAAGGCCGGGAAGTGCGGGTCGTGCAGTGCGGAGATCAACGGCAAGCCGCGCCTGATGTGCATGACCCGCCTCTCGCTCTTCGATCCGCAGGAGACCATCACGGTGACGCCGATGCGCACCTTCCCGGTGATCCGGGACCTCGTCACCGACGTGTCGTTCAATTACGAGAAAGCGAAGAGCGTTCCGCCGTTCACGCCGCCGGCTGATCTCGCGCCGGGTGAGTACCGCATGCAGCAGGTGGACGTCGAGCGGTCGCAGGAATTCCGCAAGTGCATCGAATGCTTCCTCTGCCAGGACGTCTGCCATGTTATCCGCGACCACGAGGAGAACAAGCCGCGCTTTGCCGGGCCGCGGTTTTTCATCCGGTATGCGGAGTTGGACATGCACCCGCTGGACACCCTCGACCGCAAGCAGCAGTTGCGGGAGGAGCACGGGATCGGCTTCTGCAACATCACGAAATGCTGCACGGAAGTCTGTCCCGAGGGCATCAAAATCACCGATAATGCGATCATTCCGATGAAGGAGCGGGTCGTCGACACCCATTACGACCCGGTGACCCGGTTGTTCCGGAAGGTCCGCAGCCCGGAGCAACCGCGGCGTCCCGCTGCCCGCGACGCAGGCTAA